acattgtaaataagaagcgggcagcattatctcctgtaaatgtaaacaaactagtttgtcttagcaattggctgaacaagaattaaTACTctgtggacttataggctctgaagtttaatgaaaaatatacacttacagcacagaatacaatatatgaaaatgtagaataacatccaaaatatttaatacatttcaattggtattctatttaacagtccgattaatcgacagccctactttttaaaCTTGTTAGCTAGTAAGTCTACTGCTGTGAAATCATTTTTTCTTAGCAGCAGAGGTGATAGCTAGGTGGGAGGCAGTCAGAAGTGATTAACAAACATATagatcacttttcacagcagacttactcagccctggcaagctggggAACAAATTAAGccttggctggggaggtgggcgtGGGGTTGGTGCTACAGCCCTTTGGCAGGGGGATGCAGCCAAAGCCTGCAACCCCATGGTTGGAGCCTGCTGCCTGACACCCCTGGGCTGAGCCCCATTGCGCTTGGGAAGGTGGGGACTCTGGCTGGCTCCAGGGAGGCAGGGCCCAACTCCTGGTggtgggcttgggggaggggctgttgtcatgcacgccctccccggggggcggggctgtggctgcaagaaaagcccatGGTGGCTGCATGCGAGATAcgctgatctagaccatcctttACATGTTTGTACAaactttaaaaacctccagtgactaGGATTCCCCAATGTTCTGTTACTTCTGTGTAAGTTTGTGGTGGAGTGAACTGATTTGTTGTTCCAGGTTCCCTGCCGTTACTTTAAAAGGGGAACTTTCACAATGTCCGGAGGTCTCGATGTCCTGCAGATGAAGGAGGAGGATGTCCTCAAATTCCTTGCTGCAGGAACCCACTTGGGAGGCACCAATCTAGACTTTCAGATGGAACAGTATATCTACAAAAGGAAAAGTGATGGTATGTACTTGGCAGCGCTTTAGGACTTACAATGGATGTTTAGTAGCAGCAACTGGTAATGATGATTAACAGGGTTACATAAGAATGTCACCCATTCACAGCTAAGTTTTATCCTTGAAGAATCAACTCGGCAGAAtgagctgggttctgtttcttCTTGTGCAACATTGAGTACCTGGAGCAGGGGTAGGCATACTACGGCCACGTCCGGCCTGCCCCgtccctgatccccctctgaaTCCATTGgtcctagcctggagccccctcccacaccctgaactcctcatttctggccccaccccagagcttgcacccccagccctcacaccctcccataccaactccaattttgtgagcattcatggcccaccatacaatttccataccccgatgtggccctcgggccaaaaagtttgcgcaCCCCTGACCTCTACAGCCTCCTCACTGATATGTATATATGACTGAAAGTTAACCCgcaaagcatattttaaaacttgAGTTTGTACCTTTTCTGGCTTATGATGCACATAAACTTTCACAAACCTTTATTTCCTGCTTATGGTTTTACCTTAGAAATAGTCTAGTCTAACCGGATTATGCTGGAGGATATCTGGAAGGTCTTAGGGATGTTCAACAAAGGTGTCCTTTAGCCAAAATACTAATTAATGCCGGAGTTAAATAGATGCTAACAAAAACAGTCTGACTCCATATCATGTCCCTGTTCAGCTTTCACGATTTAGGTAGGTATGATGTCACAATTCCAGGCCTCCACCTATACCTCAAAAAAGGGGCAAATAAAGACCCAAGTGTAGTTTTTTGTCTTTCAAATCACTTAGTAAATTCTATTGGTTTGTATCTTTTTTCCTTACTGTATTATCTCTCTACACAATGATGTGCCAAACGAGCAGGAATGGCTTgaatagagctggccaaaaataggggggaaagtgttgtgcaggatttttaaatttttaactggtttttgaaaatcaaaacTTTGAGGCTTTTATTGTCAGTTTTTCCCCCAGCTATAGTATTGATCCAAAAATGCTTTTTGTCAAATTGTTAAATCAATGACCGAACTGAAATTCAGAAAATTTCTACAGCTCTGGGTTTGAATAACAAAATTGTTTTGTGCATATGTGGTGGtccattgttttttttcctcattataaGTCTGAACTGCACACTGTTAAAGCTCAGAgattaggccagattctgaccaaTGACCTCTTGAGTGTCGGAAGTGTGCTATAGTGAATTGCATGGCAGGATATTCGCTAACACCAGGAGAGGTGTTCCCTCTGTGACTGGGGTTTGATAGTAATCGCTGCCACATGCCAATCTAGTTACACAAAAGTGCAGCTCCAATGAGAGCTTATACTTGTTGGTTATTGTGGATGCTGATGTTAACACTAGGTATTTACATCATCAATCTGAAGAGGACTTGGGAGAAGCTCCTATTGGCAGCCCGTGCCATCGTTGCCATTGAAAACCCAGCTGATGTGAGCGTCATCTCTTCCAGGAATACTGGACAGGTATGTTATTTACAGGGCACAAGGCCTGCTTTTGTAGAGTTGTGCTCACTGAACATATGTTGCATGCAGGGCTGTGAGGCTCAGTAAATGGGAAGCAGGCGACCCGAAATCTAATGCTTATTTTGGACACAGACTCTTCGCATCTGGGGCTTGGGAAGAATGTGTGAGTGTCCATTTCCAGCAAATTTCACACATACACAGAAGCTTCAAATCTGTATATTTTGCAGATACAAGTTGAATAGTTCATAGTGTGCTGGTCTGGTCTTTTAGAGCAAGTGTCTTGGATGTGAGCGCTAGGTGACAGTAATTAAGGTAATGACAGATTAGTGACTAAATCACTTGTTTTAGATGGGTTCTCATGCATTCTAATTATGCACATTTCTTTCTTCACTTCTTGTAATCTTGGGGAAAAATCAGCTCCTGCATTATACATCCTTTTTGGAGGCCCAGTATTGCAGCTGTCACTTTTCCCAAGTCCCTTGGGAATCTGTTAACATTGCATGTTGGTAGGGGTTGTTGCTTAATGAGATGGTATCTCTGGGTTTCCTGCATTGCAGTGCTTTCACATTTCATTTTAGTAATAAACTCTTTGTAAGACCTACTTTCATTCTCCAAATCTAGAGATGCTGCCATAAAAGCAGTTGTGATACAGCAGGGAATTTACCCTTCAAATTAAGTCCAGTCTAGCCACTGTTAGCTTTTGCCTCTCTGCATTGGTAGAGATGGACCAAAGTGGGTTCAAATTCATAGTGCCATGATAAGTAGGTATTGTATAGGTCTAAGATATAAGCAGAAGAGCATCAGGTTATGAATGGATTTTGTTGTATACTTCAACTGCATCCTGTTAAAACTTGAGAGGTCATTGGCAAGAAACTAGAGTCAGCTCCAAGTGCCAAAAGTGTGCTACAGTGAAGCAGCATGTCAGGATGTTTGCTAACACCAGAACATGGTCTTTCCGTGACTGGAGTTTGATGGCAATCCCTGCCATGTGCCAGTTAGTTGAGAAATCTGATAGGCTTAAAGAATTTTTCAATAAATTAGACTTGGTCGTATATTCCTGAGACATTGTCACAGGTAAATTTAACTGAGTTTTTTCACCTGTGATTAAAGTTTTGCTGCAGCCAGATATGGGAAGTTGAAATACTGTATAGAAATTTGGGGAGAAATATCTTGCTCTTTGTCTGTCTTCCGTTTCCTTACACCCTTCACCCTCACCCGGTATTTGTTACAAGAGGATCAGTGTAAATACAGAGGCAAGGTAAATGGTAAAGCTAGATTTAGTGACATTTAAGAGAAAGGACCTCTGGGGAGTCACATATGGTTAGGATTAGGAAATGGTCCCTTGTTTTCCAGAGTCCTGGGCTGGCTGCTTATTTCACTGACAGATAAAGTTTTACTCCTTCATTTCAGTCTTGCAGAACTGGGAATAACTGTGAATACAATTCCATTCTGTTTCATGCCAGAGCTGAGTTGCCAGAGGAGTTCACTCAGACAGTGGAAATTAAGATAGAAAGAGTGTCATTCAAAAATACATATCCTCTTTGGTTGCCACAGTGCCACGACAGAGAGATTGTCAATCCAGCTGTGTaatcctggttttgtttttactcCCCTGGTAGCGTGCCGTTCTGAAGTTTGCTGCTGCCACTGGCTCTACACCAATTGCTGGACGTTTCACCCCTGGTACCTTCACAAATCAGATCCAGGCTGCCTTCCGTGAGCCACGCCTTTTGGTGGTTACAGATCCCCGGGCTGATCATCAGCCATTGACTGAGGCATCTTACGTTAACATCCCAACCATTGCTCTGTGCAACACAGACTCCCCGCTGCGCTATGTGGATATTGCTATCCCATGCAATAATAAGGTAATTGCTCTAGTGTTCAGTGCTTTTCCTTTTGGCATTCACTCTAGATCCATGGTATGGAAACCTTAGTATGCACTCTTTCGAAACCCTATCTGCAGAGAAGGGCTAGAAAGTAGTGGCATATCTAATTTGGTAAAAATCAGTTAAAGCCTTTGgcatggggccggggggggaagaTGGTGTGAAGGAGGGATTGAACTGCACACTGTTAGAGCTTGGAGCTGAGGTCAGTTTCTGGCCAATGAACTCTCAAGTGTAGGACGTGTGCTACAGTAACCTCAGCAGGATTTTTCGCTAACGCCACAAGGGCCTTTGCAGTCCAATGAGTGGAGTTTGATAGTGATTCTTGCGACATTTCTTAAATGTGAGAGATAAAAGTGAAGCACCAAGATGAGTCTTCCAGCTGATGAAGAAATTGCTCTGGAAACATCTGCACTCCCTCTGGAACTACCCCAATGGTGAGACTGAAGGGAGCAGGAGCCTAGGATGTTGATTAGACCCTTACCTCTGAAATTTGTTCATATCTAAGTCAAAACTTGAACATATTCAGAATATGCTGTAAATTATGTCTGGTCAGGCTTTCTTAGCTATGTCAGTTCAGTTACCCCATAAACATACTACTCATGTCTGTTCTTAAAATCTTGATGCTTTTGGGGTGTCTGTGGGGTCTGACCCTCAAAAGCCAAGAGGATGACTCTCACTGAGCCATGTACAGTCTACCCAGGTGTTAGTTATTGATCCATACTAATGTCTGCCATAAATAGTACAACTGTTTGTTTCTACATTCATGTGGTCTTTTCACTGTTCTGAAAAGTGAGCAGTGCCCAGAAGAGTTGCCTTTTTCTTGCTTTGTGAAGGATCCTCAGGAAGGGTTTGAGGGAAAAATAAGCATTCGTCAGTTCCAAGAGCTTGTGCTTTTAAGCAGTTTGGACTTGGTATGTCCATTTTGTGCTCTTCCTTTATAGATTTCAGCTACGtatatctcttttttttaaaggactggTTTTGAACCAAAGGTTAGACACCAGTTTGTGTTTCAGGGGGCCCATTCAGTGGGTCTGATGTGGTGGATGCTTGCCCGTGAGGTCCTGCGTATGCGTGGCACCATCTCCCGTGAACACCCGTGGGAGGTTATGCCTGACCTCTACTTCTACAGAGATCCTGAGGAGGTAAAAACTTCTGGATTGGGTTGGGAGTGTGCATGTAGGGGAGGGTATGGAAACAACCTTGCAGGTCACTTGAGGGCAGTTTCATCTGTAATACAATCACTAAAATAGTTAAAACCTCAATTTTAAATGGTCTTCAATCAGTGCAAGTTAACGAATATAGGAATGTACTCCCTCCCTCTGAGATTCTCACAATCTTGTGTCTGGTAGATTGAAAAGGAGGAGCAGGCTGCAGCTGAGAAGGCAGTTACCAAGGAGGAGTTCCAGGGTGAATGGACAGCCCCAGCACCTGAATTCACcgctgctgcggctgctgctgctcctgctcctcagcCTGAGGTTGCAGATTGGTCTGAGGGGGTGCAGGTACCATCTGTGCCTATCCAACCATTCCCAACCGGTGAGTTTTTTGAGAAATGTTTGAAGGAAGAGTTGATGGCAGATATAGAATTTCTTatgtgggggattttttttttttaagacctgaGTTAGTGATAGTCAACTGTATGAAACTTTGGAGATGTACATAGAGCTCTGACTAGTTTTCATATGCATTGAGTGAATTTCCTCAGATTTTCATTAGGTTTGGGTGCAGTTCCATAGTATTTGCCAAACATTTCCTGCAGATGTCCTCTGGCTAGCATGGCTGAATATTGGGAAGTATTTTGTATAGTCATCTGGAAATTTGTATAGATTTCCCTGTCTTAAGAGCCTAAACCTTTGGATCAGTGCTTTTTAGTGGTCACAAATTGTTTTCCAATGGGATACATGAACAGTCAACCACACTTTTGTTTTCATAAGTGTTCTTGCCTATTCAAATGCATGATTAGATATGCATGTGAAACTTGTTAATAGGTGCACAGAATGAGAGTACAATTGCTGTAGAAGTTCCTGATAGTCACTTTGTTATTTCAGAGGATTGGAGTGCCCAGCCTGCCACTGAAGACTGGTCTGCAGCTCCCACAGCACAGGCCACTGAGTGGGTTGGGACTGCCACTGAATGGTCTTAACTTCCGTACAAGTACAGTGAAAGAAGTAAATAAAGATCTGTTTCTTACACCTTGCATTTCTGGTCCTCCTTTCTAGTATATTTATGTTGGTGTTTTCTGAAATCTCAATTTGTTACTTTCCAGTTAGTTTCTTTAGACATAGGCAAACTTGAGATGGGGCACTTGCCAAGATTTGGGATGCCCAAGATATAACCTATAATTTTCACTTTGTAAAGTCGTCTTTTGTGCTTTTTCAGACACAAATGCTTCAAAGAGCACAATAGGAGCCACTCCAGGGAAAGCCAGGTAGTATAAAGAAATCTTGAGGCCTTAAGCACTCCCAAATCCTTCATGGCAAGAGAAGCCAAACCGTGAGACCCCTTTTTCCCAAAGGGGAAGAGGGACAGAAGAACTCCGTAGAAAGCAGTTGCCCCAATCCACTCCTAGGGTCATATTAAGGGTCTTCAGACCTTCCAAGACAACAGTTTGGGGAAGAGTAAAGACGTGCTTCCAGGCCCCTTTGTTAAGACCCCCAGCAACTGTCAGCTCAAGTTTTCCTTTCGATCTCTCTCTAGAGTCTAGACTATCATGAAGCAGAGACCCACAGTACGGGAAGTCTCAAAACCAGTAGCTTGTTATACATAGGCAAAAAATGCAGCTGTGAAGGAAATAGAAAAGTCAGAATACTTCAGAAGGACAAAGGAGAAGTTCAGTCACCTTAATTGGCTTGGTTCCATTACAGCTATGATAAACTACTAGCCAACAAGTAAATGCACATTTGGGCACTGATTTGATTTTCCTTCAGGCTGGTGTAAGTGACCAATCTGTACACTGGATCTGTAAAACAAGCAATATAGAGAAGCCATTTCCTGCAAAGTTGAATAATTTCAAGAGGCAATTTACAGGGCTGGTGAGCCAGGAGTTAATAGTGGCAGTAAATCAGGTTGATTGACTCAAAAATAATCTAGAAACAGACTAAGAAGGAGTAAAGACAGAAGTTCACTGGCTGTCAGTACTAAAAGCCAATATTCACATTTAACTGGCCATAGCTTCTAAACTCCATGGCTGGTAGGATGGGGGCTGTTGAAACTCAGACAGATGGAAAACTAAAGCAATATAAAAAGAAGCCAGTGTGCATTTGTCTCCTATCATATAGGTGTAACTCCTTAAAAATTCCAAATAATGGATGATAGCAGTAAAGGGGATATGTCCATGCATGCTGCACAAACTACCACCTCAGACCACTTCTTGAATGCATACATGAATCTCATCAATTGCATATTAAAATTGTGCTGGGAGTTAGATATTTAAGGCCTGATGCTAAGGAGAACTGAAAATTGTATCTAACACAAAAACTGGGAAGACCTTGTGCCCCTTTGTTATACATCTACATGCCCAACATTGAGAGATGCTTCTGAAACAAGTGCAGTTTTTAACTTAAGTAGCATTTAGTTTTCTCACATTTTACCATTATTCAGATTGCTTGTTTCCCACCATTTCAGAATATATTTGTGTGGGCATTGATTCAAGCTGTGTATCATATCTTAAGCCTAATTTTGTTGGAGTGGGGGTGGTGGAAATGAAGGATGTTTTGAATGTTTAAGTACTATAAGTGAATCTGAAAGGGCTAGAAATCAACTATGAAGCAGGTGACCCTACCAGccttttaatttcaaatttaaccATTTTATAAGACACATGGGTGAGTGCAGGCAAGTCTATGCATAGTCCTTGTCTAGTGGATATAAGACTGTTTATAtggagctgtgctgctgctgattttAGGTGCTCTGATAAACCAATGAGTCTTTGATGTTTAGAGTGGCTTATGCCGTAGAGCCACCAGGCTTGTGAGGTTACAGTGCATGATTTGATATATGCAATTCTGTAAGCCAAGCACCAGTGTTCTTATCAACAAAGTTCAAGGTATTAAGACCTCCAGGAAGTTGtcattttgcagtcctcaacAATATGATCATGGTTTGTGGCTCCCCACATTGGACATAATGGACTGTCTCTAGCAGAATTGGTGGCATTTTACACCACAATGTCTGGTATGAAACCAGTTCAGATGGCTCCATTGCCTTTGTGGTAAATCAAACCTGGGTTGATGCTGAGAATTTGTCCCTTTCTCTGTGGACCATGAAGCTCACCACATGTCCTCTACTATAAATCCCTCACCTGATAAAGTTTTGATAATGTTGGGATGTAACACTTAGTATAAGGTAGGGATGAGGTAGTTTAACTTCTGTTGAAATTTTACGTATACACAGTTGAACTCTTAAACTTGATTGGGGAAGGTGCATGTTCAAATCTTCGCTGCTTGGGAGGGTTTTTGTTTCCCTCATCAGCTAGATCAGGACTCTTACTACTTTGCTAGAGGCCCTCCACTGCAGGAAAAATATTACATATAAACTAAATGtacatttccttttcattttaatgtaaatgatTGTAATAGAAATGCCTACCACTATTCACTCAAAGAAATTCAAGATCTTTGGAACAAAATGGTTCTActaaaactactttttttaaattaaagttgagAGCAAAATGTATTCAGAGGGAGCACACCATATATTAATGTACAATGTATAAAAAACACCATGTTAACATTCATTGATTTTAAAGTAATCATTCAACTTTGAATACTTTTCAATTTTTTAGTGTAAAATCTGAATGTGGGCTATGTAAGTAAAGACTCCCCACTATTTTCTACTAATTATAAAatcaaatattgtaaataaaaaccCTGAGGCAACAGGTACTCATCTGATCCAGTAAATATCTTCTCCACCAGtgcctccttttattttttgaaaaataaatatatccaTGTCAGATTGAAATACTGCTGGTCATTTTATACTGTTGTAAATGGTGGACAGTGTGTTGCTCTAGGTTATTTAAAGTGAAACGCACCATTGTACTTGTGAGAATTAAATGTGACATTGCATTTAAGAAAGTCTATACTCCACCCTATACAGCTCAAAAGTTACTTATATAGCTTACTGGGATTACATGAGTCAGCTGGAGTTAGATTTGACTGGAGAACGCAGTTGTGCCTGTGGACTACCCACAATTTGGGAACCCCAGAGCTGGATAATTTCCCCTGATTTGTGCAAGCCAAGTAGGTGGTGCTGTTGCATCTAGGCTGCTTCGGAGTCCAGCAGTGCAACACTGAAAAACAAGTGCTTGACAAAGCAGTACCTGAGGGGAAGAGTGGGATTCCACTGGTTCAGTCAGTGGCAGATTGAGTTAATGGGGCCCTGTATGCAGCTTCCTTTTTGACccaggacccagccaagaaaaagaacatccTTCTATCTCTGTGGGGGTGGtacctgcaggcagcagtgcagacacCCACcctctgcttttcatttttttccccttcagccttctatattataagtaataggaagtaaatgaaaataaagtgaggtactcGGCCACACTCACCAACCCTGCTGGGAGGCAACTGTTGTTGCTAGGCTGAGccagcagcgcagccagggctgggaatcGCTCCAGCCCCTCGGGAATGGTGCagtcagccaggccagggcctgccttGGCTGGGCTCCCTCAAGatgcacttgcctggaggggcccagccaagccctctgCACTGTCTCCCCTCACACCTGGctgacactggccaggcttctgcaccagttacaggtggctcagctccagggagacaggcaGGGCCCCACAGGTGATGGGAAGCAGATACTGTCTGGagccggaggtgcactggggtccagccagggggctgagaggagcagggggtgaggcCATGGTGCAGAGAGGGGTCCTCGGCTAGCCAGcaggcaggccaagaggagcaagtggtgggcaggagggtctcgggGAGCAGTGCAAGCGGAGCCTTCTCAGCATGGgccggctccatggagccactggaacCATTTTAAACCCAgtattgcctgcctgcctgagccttGCTGCGCAGCCAGCCGGGACtcgggggcaggttgtcagatgagatttgtcctgcatttacGGGGGCCTTGTTACTGGGGGGCTCCATGCCACCACactgtttgtttcatggtaaatccgtCTCTGGGTTCAATAAGGGCCTGATAAGAC
The window above is part of the Chelonia mydas isolate rCheMyd1 chromosome 2, rCheMyd1.pri.v2, whole genome shotgun sequence genome. Proteins encoded here:
- the RPSA gene encoding 40S ribosomal protein SA isoform X1 produces the protein MFFFIICVRCHQQKVPCRYFKRGTFTMSGGLDVLQMKEEDVLKFLAAGTHLGGTNLDFQMEQYIYKRKSDGIYIINLKRTWEKLLLAARAIVAIENPADVSVISSRNTGQRAVLKFAAATGSTPIAGRFTPGTFTNQIQAAFREPRLLVVTDPRADHQPLTEASYVNIPTIALCNTDSPLRYVDIAIPCNNKGAHSVGLMWWMLAREVLRMRGTISREHPWEVMPDLYFYRDPEEIEKEEQAAAEKAVTKEEFQGEWTAPAPEFTAAAAAAAPAPQPEVADWSEGVQVPSVPIQPFPTEDWSAQPATEDWSAAPTAQATEWVGTATEWS
- the RPSA gene encoding 40S ribosomal protein SA isoform X2, whose amino-acid sequence is MSGGLDVLQMKEEDVLKFLAAGTHLGGTNLDFQMEQYIYKRKSDGIYIINLKRTWEKLLLAARAIVAIENPADVSVISSRNTGQRAVLKFAAATGSTPIAGRFTPGTFTNQIQAAFREPRLLVVTDPRADHQPLTEASYVNIPTIALCNTDSPLRYVDIAIPCNNKGAHSVGLMWWMLAREVLRMRGTISREHPWEVMPDLYFYRDPEEIEKEEQAAAEKAVTKEEFQGEWTAPAPEFTAAAAAAAPAPQPEVADWSEGVQVPSVPIQPFPTEDWSAQPATEDWSAAPTAQATEWVGTATEWS